A stretch of DNA from Gimesia chilikensis:
TGAAGAACGTGAAAGAGAATACAAACGAGCCGCCGAACAACGTGCGTTAGAAAAACAACAGCGAGCGGAGCTGCGACAACAACAGGCTGAGGAACAGGAACGGGTAAATAGCCTGGTTCAGGAAGCCAGATCCTGGAAAACCAGTCGTGAGATTCGGCAGTACCTGGACTTCATACGTGAATCGAACAAATCCAGTTCAGGGGCTATTACTTTATCTCCTGAACTGGAGCAATGGCTGTCCTGGGCCGAAGATCAGGCTGACCGCCTGGACCCACTCAAAGAGTCTCCGTCTTCGATCCTCGACCTCGATATCCCGGAGGAGCCTCGATCGTGGTTCTAACACCGACTCGGTACCGTCTGGCACAGTCACGTGAAGAAATTGAACCCCTGGTCCAACTCTGCAGAGAGGGCAAGGTGTTCCAGGTCCAGGAATGGATCATTGAGAACAGGCCAGTCGATCCCCCAGCCCCTGCCAATGGAGGTAATCAAAAACATACCCCGCTACGGTACGCGATAGAGCGTGGTTTTCACAGTCTGGTAGAAGTGCTGCTGGAAGGGGGGGCCTCGATCGGCACTGAATATGGCTACTGTCCCATGAGGCTGGCGATCTCAAAACAAAGGCTGGACCTGGTAAAGCTGATCGCAGATCACGGATTTCAGGCGTCCAAGATCGACATGGATGAAGTCTTTGAGTCATGGCAACCTGAAATCATGGAGTATTTCATCGATAACGGTGCCGACGTGGAAACAGGCATGCCACTGGCGACTGCATTGTGTAATCGAACCCGGACCGCACTTCGGATATTCAAAAAATACCGGGAGCGTTTTCCCAGCTTTCCGGAACAGGCTAATGTGGCATTGCGCCATCACTGCCAGGAAGGAAACCTGAAGTGGGTCTCACTACTGTTGTGGGCAGGCGCTGACCCGTTTACCCCCGGTGAATCTGAGCCTGGCAGAGAAATCGATCCCGAAGATGGTGGACTATCCGCCCTCGGCTTTGCAGCACTCTGGGGAAACTACAAAGTATTCTCCTTAAAACAGGTCAAGATAAGCCCCGATCATCCAGCGGTCTACGAAATTTTGAAATACGCCGACAGAGACGAAGGCTACGACCTGATCCATGATCTGCTCAAACAGGGAATGAATCCGAACGAGCAGGACAATGGAGGCTGTTCTGCTATCCAATCCTTGCTGATTTCACTGGACTCGTGCATGTTCATGAGATACAGCTCCAGGGACGATCATGGCAGGAAATATGATACAGAGACTGCACGCAACAAGCTTAAACTAATTCATCTGCTGGCGAAGTACGGCGGGAAATGGATACCTGCCGAGACTGGCGAGATCACAGAAGCTCGCCGGTCACTATTGAAAATGACTGCTGACTACACCGTGGAATTCGCCTGGATCATGTCAAAGTATCAAGGGTGTTCGAGAACGGACATCAAGACTCTGCTAAAAACTCCCACGATCAAAAAACATACCAAAGAGAACCGCCAGCAGCTGGATGAACTGATCGATCAACTCAGTACTGAATAGTCAGCCGGGAATTCATCTCAGTCTTCGCTATAGCCATCCAACCCCATTCCCCCCTGATTTGTCTTTCAGTATCCCAGGCAGCGTGCACACATAGGTCTATTATGAAAGTGCAGGATTCGACTGCATCGATGCGTAGCAGCAGCAACCTGATTAATCGAGAGAGACAGGGATGTTAGAAATTTTATTTTAATCCATAAAAATATTTTTTCATTTCACCTAACCCCTTACTAGAGTAGGTCATACAGCCGAATACTCGTTGACGATGCCATATTGATCTTCGCGATTATGGTTTTGAAAGTCATGCTGAAGGTCTGTTGGAGCCAAGGGGGCTTCAAGACCACATTCGAACACGCCAGAGGAAAGTTCAAATGAGTAATGCAGAGAATTCCAAACAGTTGGTCAAGTTCTATGTTTCACAAGACCAACACGATCTAATCAGAGTTGCCGCGGCTCTGAATCGGAGGAGCATGGCAGCTTATGCGAGACAAATCGTGATCGCCGATGCCAAAACCGCTTCGACTTTGTTGCCGCCAGTCAAAGGAAAATTGAGTGGATGAGTCATCATGGGAAAAGATTCTCGGATCTGGGAGAATCTAAAAAGCATTATTTACATTCATCATCGTGTAATAGAACAGCTCTGAAGGCGAAGATGAAGCAATCGTATTTATAAAAAATAAACGTCGACACAAGCCTGCAAAACCAAGTGCCGACGCTCGTAGAAAGCAAGGACTATGTTAACTCAAAACCCGGACCACGGAAAGTCGAATGTTACCGCAAAAAAGCAGCGCACCTCTCGAAAGTTATCCCCTCGAACATCGATTCAAACCTTCAATGATCTTTGCAGGAACGATGATGATGACAAGTACGGAAGTGCGTCCAAATCCCTCCACAAAGGGGAAACCCCTCAGAACACATTGAATGAGGAGGCTCGTAAAAAGTTCCTTAATCAGCGCGATCCAGAAGATGTGGATCGTGGCACTTTCGTCCCCAAAGAGGTGTTGTCCATAACCGGAAATGCTGCCGACGCTCTGACACTGGCACAGATTCTCTACTGGATGAGAAAGTCAGGCAAACGACCGATACCGGACAAGGATCTTTATTTCACATGGAATGCGTTGTCATCAAAAGAGCTCGGCGAACAACTCTGTCGAACAGAGGACGAGATTGAGAAATCACTCAAGCGGTTGAAGACTTCTGGGCTAATCGACTGGAAGACAA
This window harbors:
- a CDS encoding ankyrin repeat domain-containing protein, whose amino-acid sequence is MVLTPTRYRLAQSREEIEPLVQLCREGKVFQVQEWIIENRPVDPPAPANGGNQKHTPLRYAIERGFHSLVEVLLEGGASIGTEYGYCPMRLAISKQRLDLVKLIADHGFQASKIDMDEVFESWQPEIMEYFIDNGADVETGMPLATALCNRTRTALRIFKKYRERFPSFPEQANVALRHHCQEGNLKWVSLLLWAGADPFTPGESEPGREIDPEDGGLSALGFAALWGNYKVFSLKQVKISPDHPAVYEILKYADRDEGYDLIHDLLKQGMNPNEQDNGGCSAIQSLLISLDSCMFMRYSSRDDHGRKYDTETARNKLKLIHLLAKYGGKWIPAETGEITEARRSLLKMTADYTVEFAWIMSKYQGCSRTDIKTLLKTPTIKKHTKENRQQLDELIDQLSTE